In Deltaproteobacteria bacterium GWC2_55_46, a single window of DNA contains:
- a CDS encoding 30S ribosomal protein S18 encodes MADERPERPIRTDRPSRPERPSRPGGRPDRRPYHKKKVCRFCKTKGLTIDYKDAKALRGYVTEKGRIVPRRISGTCAKHQRVVCSAIKRARNLAILPFTTTSI; translated from the coding sequence ATGGCTGACGAGAGACCGGAAAGACCCATAAGAACGGACAGGCCGTCGAGGCCTGAGAGGCCGTCAAGGCCGGGAGGCCGCCCTGACAGGAGGCCCTACCACAAGAAGAAGGTCTGCCGTTTCTGCAAGACCAAGGGTCTCACGATAGACTACAAGGACGCGAAGGCCTTGAGGGGCTATGTAACCGAGAAGGGCAGGATAGTGCCCAGGAGGATATCCGGGACCTGCGCCAAGCACCAGAGGGTAGTATGCAGCGCCATAAAGAGGGCGCGGAACCTCGCCATACTGCCTTTTACCACTACCAGCATTTAG
- a CDS encoding 30S ribosomal protein S6 yields MNRYETVCVVRPDIAEDAIKGIIQKATSSLEGAGGIIARVDEWGRRKLAYPIQKKGEGYYFVLDYTSSPEASKEVERLMKLNEDVLRYQTIKVIATKQAEQAEKPAQAAPAAQTSAEGGQANG; encoded by the coding sequence ATGAACAGGTACGAGACAGTCTGCGTTGTCCGGCCCGACATCGCGGAGGATGCCATAAAGGGCATCATCCAGAAGGCCACGTCGTCGCTCGAAGGCGCCGGCGGGATCATCGCCAGGGTCGATGAGTGGGGAAGAAGGAAGCTCGCCTACCCCATTCAGAAGAAGGGAGAGGGCTACTACTTTGTCCTCGATTACACGAGCTCGCCCGAGGCCAGCAAAGAGGTCGAAAGGCTTATGAAGCTCAACGAGGACGTACTCCGCTATCAGACCATAAAGGTCATCGCCACAAAGCAGGCGGAGCAGGCGGAAAAGCCCGCGCAGGCCGCCCCTGCCGCGCAAACTTCAGCGGAAGGAGGTCAGGCTAATGGCTGA